Within Candidatus Roizmanbacteria bacterium CG_4_9_14_0_2_um_filter_38_17, the genomic segment CAATTTCTCGGTTGATGAACAAGTCCTTTAAGGGGAGCCACGCTGAGCGTGGCTTTATCCCGCTTAGCGGGAAGCTAACTCATAAAATATATAATTAATTTTAATGTATTATGTTTACATTCTGCATTGTGCTGATGGAAAGCTTTATACTGGATATTCTTCTGATTTAAAGAAACGTATTGAGAAACATCAAAAAGGTTTTGTCAGATCCACTAAGTCAAAGTTATCCATTAGGTTAATTTATTACGAGGCATTTATTGAAGAAAAAGATGCTAAACAGAGAGAACTGTACTTAAAAGGTGGAAATGGAAAGAAAGAAATAGAGGTTATGCTGCAAAGCTATTTTGAAAAGACACCGTGGATAAAATAACAGTCTCTTAATAATATTAAATGTATATATGAAAGATATTCTTGACGCTATTAGAAAAGCGATAAAAGACAAAAATTGGTATGGTGCATTATTTATTTCTCTAGCACTACCTGACATTTGTGGCAAAATTGAAAATCCAAATTTTCTTTCCGGAAAAAGATACAAAGATTGGTTTAATAAATAAAGGACAAGAATCTGGA encodes:
- a CDS encoding excinuclease ABC subunit C, which produces MYYVYILHCADGKLYTGYSSDLKKRIEKHQKGFVRSTKSKLSIRLIYYEAFIEEKDAKQRELYLKGGNGKKEIEVMLQSYFEKTPWIK